From one Acidobacteriota bacterium genomic stretch:
- a CDS encoding glycerophosphodiester phosphodiesterase, with protein sequence MDKRILGGVIFCACAAVTMKAQDASVNPYIQLMEKAGAHAKAYGAVQPVLSPVDSTVLNGAVPVKELQAKGFKIVPWTTNEREKMRAQIRLGVDGLITDRPDLLQQVLKEERAAATTEAQKKYLARFDVTAHRGGRGLRPENTLPSFESGLDQLTTTLETDTGVTTDGVSLIWHDQFLNPESCRRADGKPYTLENRIFIKDISSTEAQKTLICDKVHFGDAQKNDLALSPVAVAFAKKEGLISPYVPTYAAQLFRFVNFYVEYYRTGAGKGDAHAKERAGNAARARFNIETKLMPEGIATDEEHRNHTVGPQAFVDALCGAIVKNGMTQRAEVQSFDYRTLVLVEEQFPKIPTYYLTSSPKLLSSPMVPESLRVISH encoded by the coding sequence ATGGACAAGCGAATTTTAGGCGGCGTAATCTTCTGCGCGTGTGCGGCTGTGACGATGAAAGCACAGGATGCTTCGGTGAATCCCTACATACAACTGATGGAGAAGGCAGGTGCCCATGCGAAGGCGTATGGGGCGGTGCAGCCTGTGCTGTCGCCGGTGGATTCGACGGTGCTGAACGGCGCGGTCCCGGTGAAAGAGTTGCAGGCCAAGGGCTTCAAGATCGTTCCGTGGACGACGAATGAGCGGGAGAAGATGCGCGCGCAGATCCGCCTGGGTGTCGACGGATTAATTACGGACAGGCCTGATCTGCTGCAACAGGTGCTGAAGGAGGAGCGCGCGGCGGCGACGACAGAGGCGCAGAAGAAATACCTCGCGCGGTTCGATGTGACGGCGCATCGCGGCGGACGCGGTCTGCGGCCGGAGAACACGCTCCCTTCATTCGAGAGCGGGCTCGATCAGTTGACGACGACGCTGGAGACGGACACGGGCGTGACGACCGACGGTGTTTCGCTGATCTGGCACGACCAGTTTCTGAACCCGGAGAGTTGCCGCCGCGCCGACGGCAAGCCGTACACGCTGGAGAACCGCATCTTTATCAAGGACATCTCGAGCACGGAGGCGCAGAAGACGTTGATCTGCGACAAGGTGCACTTCGGCGATGCTCAGAAGAACGACCTTGCGCTGTCGCCGGTTGCTGTGGCGTTTGCGAAGAAGGAAGGGCTGATCAGCCCGTATGTGCCGACGTATGCGGCGCAGTTATTTCGCTTCGTGAACTTCTACGTGGAGTACTACCGCACGGGCGCGGGTAAGGGCGACGCGCACGCGAAGGAGCGGGCCGGCAATGCGGCGCGCGCGCGGTTCAACATCGAGACGAAGCTCATGCCTGAGGGGATCGCGACCGATGAGGAGCACCGCAATCACACGGTTGGGCCGCAGGCGTTCGTCGATGCGCTATGCGGAGCTATTGTGAAGAACGGAATGACGCAGCGCGCAGAGGTGCAGAGTTTCGACTACAGGACGCTGGTTCTGGTCGAGGAGCAGTTCCCGAAGATTCCAACGTACTACCTGACGTCCAGTCCCAAACTGCTCTCGAGCCCCATGGTTCCCGAGTCGTTGCGGGTCATCAGCCATTAA
- the tgt gene encoding tRNA guanosine(34) transglycosylase Tgt: MALTFEIHATAGGGGRRAALTLPHGVVQTPVFMPVGTAASVKTVEQGVLEKIGPPKADGTPRGAEIILANTYHLYLRPGHELIARLGGVHKFMSWERPMLTDSGGFQVFSLSSLRKVTEDGVEFRSHLDGSRHFFSPEHSIDVQIALGADVAMVFDECVETPASWERTKESMGLTHAWAQRSKDHFEANKHKVPWFSELEEKTQNLFGIVQGGMYVDLRKESAEHLVAMDLPGYAIGGLAVGEPREVTREMIARTLEWLPKDKPRYVMGVGYPDEIEEYAKMGVDMMDCVLPTRAGRHGLLFTRAEDGSVVRMNIKRKEYAEDQGPIDATCGCMVCARYTRAYLRHLFVAGEPLGLTLNSIHNLHFYLATMDRVRAELVG; the protein is encoded by the coding sequence ATGGCTTTGACATTTGAGATACACGCGACGGCCGGGGGCGGTGGCCGCAGAGCAGCTCTGACGTTGCCGCATGGTGTCGTGCAGACGCCGGTCTTCATGCCGGTGGGGACTGCGGCGAGCGTGAAGACGGTGGAGCAGGGCGTCCTGGAGAAGATAGGGCCGCCAAAGGCTGACGGTACTCCGCGCGGTGCGGAGATCATTCTTGCGAACACGTATCACCTGTACCTGCGGCCCGGACACGAGCTGATTGCGCGGCTCGGCGGTGTGCACAAGTTCATGAGCTGGGAGCGGCCCATGCTGACGGACTCGGGCGGCTTCCAGGTCTTCAGCCTGAGCAGTCTGCGCAAGGTGACTGAGGACGGCGTGGAGTTCCGTTCGCATCTCGATGGATCGAGGCACTTCTTCTCGCCGGAGCACTCGATCGACGTGCAGATCGCGCTCGGAGCGGACGTCGCGATGGTCTTCGACGAGTGCGTGGAGACGCCTGCGAGTTGGGAGCGCACGAAGGAGTCGATGGGACTGACTCATGCGTGGGCGCAGCGCTCGAAAGACCACTTCGAAGCGAACAAGCATAAGGTGCCGTGGTTCTCAGAGCTTGAAGAGAAGACGCAGAATCTCTTTGGCATCGTGCAGGGAGGCATGTATGTGGACCTGCGCAAGGAATCTGCAGAGCATCTGGTTGCGATGGACCTTCCGGGATATGCCATCGGCGGGCTTGCTGTGGGTGAGCCGCGCGAGGTGACGCGCGAGATGATCGCGCGCACGCTCGAGTGGTTGCCGAAGGACAAGCCGCGCTACGTGATGGGTGTGGGCTACCCGGATGAGATCGAGGAGTACGCGAAGATGGGCGTCGATATGATGGACTGCGTGCTGCCCACACGCGCGGGTCGCCACGGTCTTCTCTTCACGCGCGCGGAAGACGGCAGCGTGGTGCGCATGAACATCAAGCGCAAGGAGTACGCCGAAGACCAGGGTCCCATCGATGCGACGTGCGGCTGCATGGTTTGTGCGCGGTACACGCGGGCTTATCTGCGGCACTTGTTTGTTGCGGGCGAGCCGTTGGGGCTCACGCTGAACTCGATCCACAACCTGCACTTTTATCTGGCGACGATGGACCGGGTGCGGGCGGAGTTGGTTGGCTAG
- a CDS encoding DUF2252 domain-containing protein has protein sequence MAHTPAERREQGQQRRKVMPRVDHAAWNATLRREDPIRLMQASMRGRVSKLVALKYERMAASPFGFFRGAVPVMAYDLSLMKTPGIAAQLCGDAHVRNLGAYAGPDGRLVFDINDFDETIAGPFEWDVKRMAASLIVAARGSHMREMDCREASQVFLRQYRVTMLALSRLPVLEMARYQVHRLRSVTTVDGILRLAQRATPAHTLEQLTEVRQGVASKAKSGKAGPGKAKRSQHEQRVFKALPPVLTRVTGAMAKKVIASLEQYAKTLQPERRVFLAQYRPLDVAFKVVGTGSVGLRDYCVYMEGNGAKDPLFLQIKEEAESGYASYAGKVTGLRAVPKGEHQGRRVVDGERAMQLQSDPMLGWTTLDGREYLVRQLNDHKASINLDDLTPDGLMEYAEVCGELLARGHARSGGCMEIAGYLGRSTRFDDAVAAFATAYADQTEADWETLVTWRKSHGKAVTKKSNLAAHLH, from the coding sequence ATGGCGCATACTCCGGCGGAACGGCGGGAGCAGGGGCAGCAGCGGCGCAAAGTGATGCCGCGTGTGGACCATGCGGCCTGGAACGCGACGCTGCGGCGCGAAGATCCGATTCGGCTGATGCAGGCGTCGATGCGTGGGCGTGTGTCGAAGCTGGTGGCGCTGAAGTATGAGCGGATGGCGGCCTCGCCGTTCGGGTTTTTTCGCGGCGCGGTGCCGGTGATGGCCTACGACCTGTCGCTGATGAAAACTCCGGGGATCGCGGCACAGCTCTGCGGCGACGCGCATGTGCGCAACCTGGGAGCGTACGCTGGGCCGGACGGCAGGCTGGTCTTCGACATCAACGACTTCGACGAGACGATCGCGGGGCCGTTTGAGTGGGACGTGAAGCGGATGGCGGCGAGTCTGATCGTGGCCGCGCGTGGCTCGCATATGCGGGAGATGGACTGTCGCGAGGCATCGCAGGTGTTTCTTCGGCAGTACCGGGTGACGATGCTGGCGCTGTCGAGACTGCCGGTGCTGGAGATGGCGCGCTACCAGGTGCATCGGTTGCGTTCGGTGACAACGGTCGACGGAATTCTGCGATTGGCGCAGCGGGCTACACCGGCGCATACGCTGGAACAGTTGACCGAGGTTAGACAGGGAGTGGCCAGCAAAGCGAAGTCCGGCAAAGCGGGGCCGGGTAAAGCGAAGCGATCGCAGCATGAGCAGAGAGTCTTCAAGGCGCTGCCTCCGGTGTTGACGCGGGTGACGGGAGCGATGGCGAAGAAGGTGATCGCCTCGCTGGAACAATATGCGAAGACGCTGCAACCGGAGAGGAGAGTGTTTCTGGCGCAGTACAGGCCGCTGGATGTGGCATTCAAGGTGGTGGGGACGGGCTCGGTGGGGCTGCGCGACTACTGTGTTTACATGGAAGGTAATGGAGCGAAGGACCCTCTGTTTCTGCAGATCAAGGAAGAGGCGGAATCGGGGTATGCGTCGTATGCGGGGAAGGTAACGGGCCTGCGTGCCGTGCCGAAGGGGGAACATCAAGGTAGGCGCGTGGTGGATGGGGAGCGCGCGATGCAGTTGCAGTCCGACCCGATGCTGGGATGGACGACGCTTGATGGCCGCGAGTACCTGGTGCGGCAGTTGAACGACCACAAGGCTTCGATCAATCTGGACGATCTGACGCCGGATGGGCTTATGGAGTATGCCGAGGTGTGCGGAGAGCTGCTGGCGCGCGGACACGCGCGGTCGGGGGGCTGCATGGAGATCGCGGGTTATCTTGGGCGCTCGACTCGGTTCGACGACGCGGTGGCTGCCTTTGCCACGGCCTACGCCGACCAGACGGAGGCGGACTGGGAGACGCTGGTGACGTGGAGGAAAAGCCACGGAAAGGCTGTGACGAAAAAAAGCAACCTCGCCGCGCATCTCCACTGA
- a CDS encoding phospholipid carrier-dependent glycosyltransferase — MPLEYTPTRRNRLIVVALWFFLYSTFALLAPPLLDDADSVHAEVSREMLLRHDWVTLYANGIRYLEKAPLLYWSMAASMKAFGVNTSAARFPLALTVLALALALECFARRAFQSTRAGFYAAIILLSSFGIFIFTRITIPDAMVCLWLALAILCFWITEQQQQPDRLPCFGFAACCALGVLTKGLIGVVFPVGIVAVHLVVTRGWRGAFARILRCHPFTSAAIFLLIAAPWHILIGLANPSQGDPGSITFTHGHWIVPQPGDGNVHGWTWFYFVNEHLLRYLNLRVPRDYDTVPLALFWGLLLIWLMPWSAFLFHAVSQIEVRAAVAASPLFARWRWLQTRINPERHVVSLTPEENTVLLLGIWAAVPLLFFSLSTRQEYYVLPSLPALILLIAAWLMREANEAESFSIPDTLVVSGQRIATVLLAFGSLAALAALFFVFHAQPPGPNIDLATLLQQNPGEYALSFGHFLDLNAQAMGAFRKPLIIAAVALFGGTLIAWLLRKSYRPHLANLWLAAGAFGFLIAAHLGLQIFSPVLTSKQLADAIAAGLKPDDIIVIHGEYEAGSSLGFYLNRSDIHIFEGRSSNLWYGSFFSDAPPIFDDSNTLRLKWSDIHRVFLWQDVSEPLPKLPGKTYLLMQSGGKEILSNQPNPY; from the coding sequence GTGCCTCTCGAGTACACGCCAACACGACGCAATCGCCTGATTGTCGTCGCACTGTGGTTCTTCCTGTATTCCACATTCGCCCTGCTGGCGCCGCCGCTGCTCGACGACGCCGACTCCGTCCATGCCGAGGTCTCGCGCGAGATGCTGCTGCGCCACGACTGGGTCACGCTCTACGCTAATGGCATCCGCTACCTCGAAAAGGCGCCTCTGCTCTACTGGTCGATGGCCGCCAGCATGAAGGCCTTTGGCGTGAATACCTCTGCCGCGCGCTTCCCGCTGGCCCTTACCGTGCTCGCACTGGCGCTGGCGCTGGAATGCTTCGCTCGCCGCGCCTTCCAGTCCACACGCGCGGGCTTCTACGCTGCGATCATCCTGCTCTCGAGCTTCGGTATCTTCATCTTCACCCGCATCACCATCCCCGACGCGATGGTCTGCCTCTGGCTCGCGCTGGCGATCCTCTGCTTCTGGATCACCGAGCAACAGCAACAACCCGATCGCCTGCCCTGCTTCGGATTCGCCGCCTGCTGCGCTCTCGGCGTTCTCACCAAGGGCCTCATCGGTGTCGTCTTCCCTGTCGGGATTGTCGCCGTACACCTCGTCGTCACACGCGGATGGCGCGGGGCCTTCGCCCGCATCCTGCGCTGCCACCCATTCACCAGCGCGGCGATCTTCCTGCTGATCGCGGCGCCGTGGCACATCCTGATCGGCCTTGCGAACCCGTCGCAGGGAGACCCCGGCAGCATCACCTTCACGCATGGACACTGGATCGTGCCGCAACCAGGCGATGGCAACGTCCACGGCTGGACGTGGTTCTACTTCGTCAACGAACACCTTCTCCGCTACCTCAACCTGCGAGTGCCGCGCGACTACGACACCGTTCCGCTGGCACTCTTCTGGGGGCTCCTCCTCATCTGGCTGATGCCGTGGAGCGCCTTCCTCTTCCACGCCGTCTCGCAGATTGAAGTACGCGCGGCGGTTGCTGCTTCACCTTTATTCGCGCGATGGAGATGGTTGCAGACAAGGATCAATCCTGAGCGCCACGTGGTGTCACTCACGCCGGAAGAAAACACCGTGTTGCTGCTTGGCATCTGGGCTGCGGTACCGCTGCTCTTCTTTTCGCTCTCCACGCGGCAGGAGTATTACGTGCTCCCCTCGCTGCCTGCGCTGATATTGCTGATTGCCGCGTGGCTGATGCGCGAGGCGAACGAGGCTGAGTCCTTCAGCATTCCCGACACTCTCGTCGTATCCGGCCAGCGCATCGCCACCGTACTGCTGGCCTTTGGATCGCTCGCCGCACTGGCGGCGCTCTTCTTCGTCTTCCACGCGCAACCACCGGGGCCGAACATCGATCTTGCAACGCTGCTACAGCAGAACCCCGGCGAGTACGCTCTCTCCTTCGGCCACTTCCTCGACCTCAACGCGCAGGCGATGGGAGCCTTCCGCAAGCCGCTCATTATTGCAGCAGTCGCTCTCTTCGGCGGAACACTGATCGCATGGCTGCTGCGAAAGAGCTACAGGCCGCACCTTGCGAACTTGTGGCTGGCTGCGGGGGCGTTCGGCTTTCTGATAGCTGCGCATCTCGGTCTGCAGATCTTTTCCCCTGTACTGACATCGAAGCAGTTGGCCGATGCCATCGCAGCCGGCCTCAAGCCGGACGACATCATCGTTATCCACGGCGAGTACGAAGCCGGCAGCTCGCTCGGCTTTTATTTGAACCGAAGCGACATTCACATCTTTGAGGGACGCAGCTCGAACCTCTGGTACGGCAGCTTCTTCTCCGATGCTCCGCCAATCTTCGATGACTCAAACACGCTGCGACTGAAGTGGAGCGACATTCACCGCGTCTTCCTCTGGCAGGATGTGAGCGAGCCGCTGCCTAAGCTCCCCGGGAAGACCTACCTGCTGATGCAAAGCGGCGGCAAGGAGATCCTCAGCAACCAGCCCAACCCTTATTAA
- a CDS encoding cytochrome C oxidase subunit IV family protein: MSEHIHDPANITNPEHADHHIVSPLQYTYVFVALLVGTILTVVAAKIELGIFNPIVALAIACTKAVIVILFFMHVYYQSKLIKLTVASGFLTFLILITMTLSDYITRAWGLW; the protein is encoded by the coding sequence GTGTCTGAACATATTCACGATCCCGCAAACATCACCAACCCGGAGCACGCGGACCATCACATCGTCTCGCCGCTCCAGTACACCTATGTGTTTGTCGCGCTTCTGGTGGGGACCATCCTTACGGTGGTTGCAGCCAAGATCGAACTGGGGATCTTCAACCCGATCGTGGCGCTGGCCATTGCATGCACCAAGGCAGTGATCGTCATCCTGTTCTTCATGCACGTCTATTATCAGTCGAAGCTCATCAAGCTCACCGTCGCATCGGGCTTCCTGACCTTCCTGATCCTGATCACCATGACGCTGAGCGACTACATCACGCGCGCATGGGGACTCTGGTAA
- a CDS encoding TonB-dependent receptor → MRKTFSLLALALACLVLLPGRALGQYENGSIVGSVHDASGAVVPGATIKVTNIATGVVSTRQSNDSGDYEVPALRVGQYNIEISKTGFALARAHDISVSVGARQRIDLTLQVGETSTTVEVTGVSLQVETDTSQRGQIVTQYQTAALPLVSRNYSDLIGLTTGVRQTTQSYSSTSNTGLTREGSFNVNGQRSIFNNFLLDGMDNNAYGESNQGFSNQIIQPAPDSIAQFQVVTNNETAEYGRASGAVINVAFAQGGNKLHGRVYEFIRNTDLNATGFFRPPGGKKPSYNRNQFGGNINGPIIKDHLFYFLDYEGFRQVRKQISTATLPTPNQLAGKFSKTVYDPYDGTAYAAGTSILNAPHISPSARTIAGLITQLNPGTASTSNFTTFQRSNNYTDKGDLRLDYTINSKNTVFVRASQLKTNATDFPIFGLPLDGSSNGKQRILDQQLAGGYTRVISSNQLLDARVSFSRTRAGKYSLSIGTNPGFTYPGLPTDPTVAGGIPGISITGFSALGRQTTNPQFQNPSLFNPKVNYSWVIRNHSLKAGYEYQQMWMDVQDTNPLYGSFTFAGGYSRNYKVAPLETSTSDNTFADFLWGASSAYSLSSYFVAQLRNRSNFAYLQDDWKVSPKLTVNIGVRYEYTTPYWEEKNRQSNFNPALAASNPLGAMVPVTSTNNRYGYEPDRNDFAPRIGFAYAVDDKTALRGGYGISFSHYDRAGSGNVLAINPPSALFVTVTQAAPNAGGSAATYNPIDNGFPGNTLGFNPITANVAYIDGSRYRDSYVHNYYLDIQRSFAKNILFDVAYVGNHGLKLLQFGNYNQADPKVITNNKFTRPISTYGDITIALHEAYSNYNALQVRYEQRMVAGLTLLNSFSWSHALDNAGASLEANTPSMQDYRNPAGDYGQSEYNQPIVNTTSLVYELPFGRGRHFLNTGGIVNQVLGQWQVSAVNQAMSGFPYQVTYTPPTANQVSGISASYRGQNLYRPNRVAGQPMNSLDKSKSTGTALQYTNLAAISLPTNPISTVNGVPVSPFGNMARDPGRSPIFTTLNLAFNKRFDTPVESLKVEFRGELYNALNHTNFTQPGSGIGISGANLTGGTITSTFDPRIVQFGAKVLF, encoded by the coding sequence ATGCGTAAAACTTTCTCTTTGCTGGCACTCGCGCTGGCGTGCCTCGTTCTGTTGCCTGGGCGCGCCCTGGGGCAGTACGAGAACGGCAGCATTGTCGGCTCGGTGCACGACGCCTCGGGCGCGGTCGTTCCGGGCGCAACGATCAAGGTTACCAATATCGCGACGGGCGTGGTCAGCACGCGCCAGTCGAACGACAGTGGCGACTACGAGGTTCCGGCGCTACGCGTGGGCCAGTACAACATCGAGATCAGCAAGACAGGCTTTGCACTGGCGCGAGCGCACGATATCTCCGTTTCGGTAGGGGCGCGGCAGAGAATCGACCTGACGCTACAGGTCGGTGAGACAAGCACGACGGTTGAGGTGACGGGCGTGTCGTTGCAGGTGGAGACGGACACCAGCCAGCGCGGCCAGATCGTGACGCAGTACCAGACGGCGGCGCTGCCGCTGGTAAGCCGCAACTACTCCGACCTGATCGGCCTGACGACGGGCGTGCGGCAGACGACGCAGTCCTACTCGAGCACGTCGAACACGGGCCTGACGCGCGAGGGATCGTTCAACGTGAACGGCCAGCGCTCGATCTTCAACAACTTCCTGCTGGACGGCATGGACAACAACGCCTACGGCGAGTCGAACCAGGGCTTCTCGAACCAGATCATTCAGCCGGCGCCGGACTCGATCGCGCAGTTCCAGGTGGTGACGAACAACGAGACCGCGGAGTACGGCCGCGCGTCGGGCGCCGTGATCAACGTGGCGTTCGCGCAGGGCGGCAACAAGTTGCATGGGCGCGTGTACGAGTTCATCCGCAATACCGACCTGAACGCGACGGGCTTCTTCCGTCCGCCGGGAGGCAAGAAGCCCAGCTACAACCGCAACCAGTTTGGCGGCAACATCAACGGTCCGATCATCAAGGACCACCTCTTCTACTTCCTCGACTACGAGGGCTTCCGCCAGGTTCGCAAGCAGATCTCGACGGCGACGCTGCCGACGCCGAACCAGCTCGCGGGCAAGTTCTCGAAGACAGTCTACGATCCGTATGACGGCACGGCATACGCGGCGGGAACATCGATCCTGAACGCGCCTCACATCTCGCCTTCGGCGCGGACCATCGCCGGTCTGATTACGCAGCTTAATCCCGGCACCGCATCGACGAGCAACTTCACGACGTTCCAGCGCTCGAACAACTATACGGACAAGGGCGATCTGCGGCTGGACTACACAATCAACTCGAAGAACACGGTCTTCGTGCGCGCTTCGCAGTTGAAGACGAACGCGACGGACTTCCCGATCTTCGGGCTTCCGCTGGACGGCAGCTCGAACGGCAAGCAGCGCATTCTCGACCAGCAGCTTGCAGGCGGTTATACGCGCGTGATCAGCTCCAATCAGCTTCTGGATGCGCGTGTCAGCTTCTCGCGCACGCGCGCCGGCAAGTATTCGCTCTCGATCGGCACCAACCCCGGCTTTACGTATCCGGGACTGCCGACCGACCCGACGGTCGCGGGCGGCATCCCCGGAATCAGCATCACGGGCTTCTCGGCGCTGGGACGGCAGACGACGAATCCGCAGTTCCAGAACCCGTCGCTGTTCAACCCCAAGGTGAACTACTCGTGGGTGATCAGGAACCACTCGCTGAAGGCGGGCTACGAGTATCAGCAGATGTGGATGGACGTGCAGGACACAAACCCCCTGTACGGCAGCTTCACCTTCGCTGGAGGTTACAGCCGCAACTACAAGGTTGCGCCGCTTGAGACCTCGACGAGCGACAACACCTTTGCGGACTTTCTTTGGGGGGCTTCAAGCGCGTACTCGTTGTCGAGCTACTTTGTGGCGCAGCTTCGCAATCGTTCGAACTTTGCCTATCTGCAGGACGACTGGAAAGTCTCGCCCAAGCTGACCGTGAACATCGGCGTGCGCTACGAGTACACGACGCCTTACTGGGAGGAGAAGAACCGGCAGTCGAACTTCAACCCCGCGCTCGCGGCATCGAATCCTTTGGGCGCGATGGTACCGGTGACCTCGACGAACAACAGGTACGGCTATGAGCCGGACCGCAACGACTTCGCTCCCCGCATCGGATTTGCCTACGCGGTCGACGATAAGACGGCGCTCCGCGGCGGTTACGGCATCAGCTTCTCGCACTATGATCGCGCGGGCTCGGGCAATGTGCTTGCGATCAATCCTCCCAGCGCGCTCTTCGTGACGGTGACGCAGGCCGCTCCGAACGCGGGCGGAAGCGCGGCGACCTACAACCCGATCGACAATGGCTTTCCCGGCAACACGCTCGGGTTCAATCCGATCACGGCGAACGTAGCGTACATCGACGGCAGCCGCTATCGCGACAGCTACGTGCACAACTATTACCTCGACATCCAGCGCAGCTTCGCGAAGAACATCCTGTTCGACGTGGCCTACGTCGGCAATCATGGCTTGAAGCTGTTGCAGTTCGGCAACTACAACCAGGCCGACCCGAAGGTGATTACGAACAACAAGTTCACGCGGCCGATTTCGACCTACGGCGACATCACGATCGCGTTGCACGAGGCGTACTCGAACTACAACGCGTTGCAGGTGCGCTACGAGCAGCGCATGGTTGCGGGTCTAACGCTGCTGAACTCGTTCTCGTGGTCGCACGCGCTGGACAACGCGGGTGCTTCGCTCGAGGCGAACACGCCTTCGATGCAGGACTATCGCAACCCTGCGGGGGACTACGGACAGTCGGAGTACAACCAGCCGATCGTGAATACGACGTCGCTGGTGTACGAGCTTCCGTTCGGCCGTGGACGGCACTTTCTGAACACGGGCGGGATCGTGAACCAGGTGCTGGGACAGTGGCAGGTCTCGGCGGTGAACCAGGCGATGAGCGGCTTCCCGTACCAGGTCACGTATACGCCCCCGACGGCCAACCAGGTGTCGGGCATCTCGGCGAGCTATCGCGGGCAGAACCTGTATCGTCCGAACCGCGTGGCCGGTCAGCCAATGAACTCGCTGGACAAGTCGAAATCGACGGGTACTGCATTGCAGTACACCAATCTCGCGGCCATCTCGCTGCCGACAAATCCAATCAGTACTGTCAACGGCGTCCCAGTAAGCCCGTTCGGCAACATGGCACGCGACCCTGGCCGCAGCCCCATCTTCACGACGCTGAACCTGGCGTTCAACAAGCGCTTCGATACTCCGGTCGAGAGTCTGAAGGTGGAGTTCCGCGGCGAGTTGTATAACGCCTTGAACCACACCAACTTTACGCAGCCCGGCAGCGGCATCGGAATCTCCGGCGCCAACCTGACCGGCGGTACGATCACCAGCACGTTCGATCCGCGCATCGTTCAGTTCGGCGCGAAGGTGCTCTTCTAA
- a CDS encoding Rieske 2Fe-2S domain-containing protein, with the protein MRDLVQLNSQAPGPPAELIFGDWYPALRSRELRAGKMTTALLLGVPLVLGRKRDGRLFAMRDLCPHRGIPLSAGWFDGANVQCKYHGWKFEPCSGQCQEIPSLTSHDGLEPGKIYAGAYPCEERDGYAWVYMPEAGTGRSLGELPPVPELPKFSAKYRSAHLVADLPCNVDHGIIGLMDPAHGPFVHQAWWWRSRSSIHKKTKHFEPIAQGFRMSSHAPSANSAPYKLLGVYGELITTTIDFVLPNRRYETIRAGAKWFSSLTTVTPVTASTCRIDVLAAWNVFYHVPFVTSIATYFGGRFVGQDQQTMVEQAQGLRYHPGLMLIDDADKPAKWYFALKQARLKGTGEHPLTAPVTLHWRS; encoded by the coding sequence ATGCGCGATCTCGTTCAACTCAACTCACAGGCTCCGGGGCCGCCGGCGGAGCTGATCTTCGGCGACTGGTACCCGGCGCTGCGCTCGCGTGAGCTGCGCGCGGGGAAGATGACGACAGCGCTTCTGCTCGGCGTTCCGCTGGTGTTGGGGCGGAAGCGCGACGGGCGGCTGTTCGCGATGCGCGATCTCTGTCCGCATCGCGGCATTCCGTTGTCGGCGGGGTGGTTCGACGGAGCGAATGTGCAGTGCAAGTACCACGGCTGGAAGTTCGAGCCGTGCTCAGGGCAGTGCCAGGAGATCCCTTCGCTGACGTCGCACGACGGGCTCGAGCCGGGAAAGATCTATGCCGGCGCGTATCCGTGCGAGGAGCGCGACGGTTATGCGTGGGTGTATATGCCGGAAGCAGGTACAGGAAGGTCACTCGGCGAACTGCCTCCGGTGCCGGAGCTGCCGAAGTTTTCGGCGAAGTATCGTTCGGCGCATCTTGTGGCCGACCTGCCCTGCAACGTCGACCACGGCATCATCGGCCTGATGGACCCGGCGCACGGTCCGTTTGTGCACCAGGCGTGGTGGTGGCGCAGCCGCTCGAGCATTCACAAGAAGACGAAGCACTTCGAGCCGATTGCCCAGGGCTTCAGGATGTCTTCGCATGCTCCCAGCGCGAACTCGGCTCCTTATAAGTTGCTGGGAGTTTATGGCGAGCTGATTACGACGACGATCGACTTCGTACTGCCCAACCGCCGCTATGAGACGATTCGCGCGGGCGCAAAGTGGTTCTCCAGCCTGACTACTGTCACGCCGGTAACGGCCTCCACGTGCAGGATCGATGTGCTTGCCGCGTGGAACGTCTTCTACCATGTTCCATTTGTAACTTCAATCGCTACATACTTTGGCGGGAGGTTCGTCGGGCAGGACCAGCAGACGATGGTCGAGCAGGCCCAGGGGCTGAGGTATCACCCAGGGCTGATGCTGATCGACGATGCGGACAAGCCGGCGAAGTGGTACTTCGCTCTGAAGCAGGCGCGGCTCAAAGGAACGGGTGAACATCCCCTGACGGCCCCGGTGACGTTGCACTGGCGCAGCTAG